The following is a genomic window from Saprospiraceae bacterium.
ACAGAAATACTATCGGCGATGATAGCAGACCTGCTTTGTTTCATTCCGGACTCCTTTTTTGGTAAGGCTGCTTTATTGACAAACTCAAAATAATTTCTCTTTTGTGCAAATTCAGCCTCTGCCCTATTCTCAAATGCTTTATATTTAGCTGATGGATGTCCTGTGATCTGAGTCTTGCATTCATCCCATGTCATATAAATACCGGGAGTAAATCCTTCCCAAACCACATAATATTTTTGTTTCTTTGCCATAATTTTCTAAACAACTGAAACCACAAAAGTAATGTTTATAGATACTCATGCTCATATTTATTTAAAAGAATTTGAAAAAGACCTGGACACAATCTTGGTAAATGCACAATCAAATGGAGTATCACACATTTTAATGCCCAACATTGATGAAGCATCTATGCCTCTGATGATCGATGTGGCTAAAAGTCATTCTTTTTGCCATTCAATGCTTGGGTTGCATCCGTGCCATGTCTATGATGATTATAAAAAGGTAATTGAAAATCTTTGGAAACAATATGGTCAGCATACATTTTATGCTGTTGGCGAAATAGGCATTGACCTCTACTGGGACAAAACATTTCACCTAGAACAGGTGGATGCATTCAAAAGGCAAATTGCATTGGCAAAAGAAGTCAATCTTCCTTTTGTAATACATTCCAGAGATGCACTTGATATCACCATTTCAATTGTACAAGAAATGCAAGATGGTTCTCTTCGTGGTATATTCCATTGTTTCAATGGTGATGAAATGCAAGCACATAAAATTATAGATGCAGGATTTTTATTGGGTATAGGAGGTGTGGTGACTTATAAAAATGCAGGTTTGGACAAAGTAATGGCACACATGCCCTTGTCCAGCTTAGTACTCGAAACAGATGCACCTTATCTCAGTCCGATACCTTACAGAGGAAAACGGAATGAACCTGCATATATATTACAGATCGCTACCAAGCTCGCTGAAGTAAAAAACACCACCATAGAAGAAGTCGGATTGATCACGACCCAAAATGCTAAAGAATTATTTTTTTAGTGAAATCAACAAGGTCAAGATATCGTAATTTGAAGATGGTTAGACACTTATTATAGGAGAAAATGAAAATTTAAACCTACTCACATCCAATAAATAATCCTTCACTAAAATAAG
Proteins encoded in this region:
- a CDS encoding TatD family hydrolase, which produces MFIDTHAHIYLKEFEKDLDTILVNAQSNGVSHILMPNIDEASMPLMIDVAKSHSFCHSMLGLHPCHVYDDYKKVIENLWKQYGQHTFYAVGEIGIDLYWDKTFHLEQVDAFKRQIALAKEVNLPFVIHSRDALDITISIVQEMQDGSLRGIFHCFNGDEMQAHKIIDAGFLLGIGGVVTYKNAGLDKVMAHMPLSSLVLETDAPYLSPIPYRGKRNEPAYILQIATKLAEVKNTTIEEVGLITTQNAKELFF